The following coding sequences lie in one Treponema sp. OMZ 790 genomic window:
- a CDS encoding endonuclease/exonuclease/phosphatase family protein: protein MNKLKNILALSIFTCFCLLLLSCTGCTNVFRLQNIEKDTISIVSYNAQTFFDAVEDGSEFKEFKGSKTKWSKERYAERLSRLKETLNLSCLGLGLSEKDMPDILILQEIESQTVIDDFCKSLPLRNSYKYAVFIPPKKGGAFSTALLSKFPIIETKVFNIYSGKSILRPLIEARIRISESGGNRELMILNVHWKSKVGNSGSENLRRMQEEQAYKRLLELKNTEPQTPFIICGDFNQTLKEFSLLSEFDNCWNIETYKNAVKEGSQPSGSYFYGNSWEGIDHFFYSDNLSDGKDFDLSFFCVINSRPLVDESGKPERYSVYTGKGYSDHLPIGIILKRQ, encoded by the coding sequence ATGAATAAATTAAAAAACATTTTAGCTTTATCTATTTTTACGTGTTTTTGTCTTCTTTTGCTTTCCTGCACAGGATGCACAAACGTATTCCGGCTGCAAAATATCGAAAAAGATACAATTTCGATTGTGAGTTATAATGCACAGACTTTTTTTGATGCTGTGGAAGACGGCAGCGAATTCAAAGAGTTTAAGGGTTCAAAAACGAAATGGTCAAAGGAAAGGTATGCAGAAAGACTTTCCCGGCTCAAGGAAACTCTTAATCTTTCTTGTCTTGGTTTGGGTTTAAGCGAAAAAGATATGCCCGATATTCTTATTTTGCAGGAAATCGAAAGCCAAACGGTTATCGACGATTTTTGTAAAAGTCTGCCGCTGAGAAATTCATACAAATATGCGGTCTTTATTCCTCCAAAAAAAGGAGGCGCTTTCAGCACTGCCCTGCTTTCAAAATTTCCTATAATTGAAACAAAGGTTTTTAACATATATTCAGGCAAAAGCATTTTACGGCCGTTGATTGAAGCCAGAATCAGAATTTCTGAATCCGGAGGAAACAGGGAGTTGATGATATTAAACGTCCACTGGAAATCTAAGGTAGGAAACTCCGGCAGCGAAAATCTAAGACGAATGCAGGAAGAACAAGCCTATAAAAGGCTTTTAGAATTAAAAAATACCGAACCGCAAACACCGTTTATTATATGCGGAGATTTTAATCAAACTCTAAAAGAATTTTCTCTTCTATCGGAATTTGATAATTGCTGGAATATCGAAACTTATAAAAATGCGGTCAAAGAAGGAAGTCAGCCGTCGGGAAGCTATTTTTACGGGAATAGCTGGGAAGGAATAGATCATTTTTTCTACTCCGATAATTTAAGCGATGGAAAAGACTTTGACTTAAGTTTTTTTTGCGTGATCAACTCCCGTCCATTAGTGGATGAATCGGGAAAACCGGAAAGATACTCGGTATACACGGGCAAAGGTTATTCCGACCACTTACCCATCGGCATTATTCTAAAAAGACAATAA
- a CDS encoding aminopeptidase codes for MDLSYKQKSAWENLTDKELSELGKLSDSYLNFLNTGKTERECTVEIIKQAKEHGFKSLEEVIKSGSAKKGTKVYLNNKEKSVVLMVLGNDITQGMNIIGAHIDSPRLDLKQMPLFEESNLAFLKTHYYGGVKKYQWTAIPLAIHGVIFTKEGKKVDICIGEDEKDPVLFINDLLIHLSKKQLQETMAEGITGEQLNILVGNQKPSSKEKKDKDDKKEESKNPIKDNILKILNKKYGIIEEDFRVAELEIVPAGKARNVGFDNSLIAGHGHDDRVCAYTALKAILEIESPERTAAALFADKEEIGSVGNTGMQAFYFENMVAEIAALNKNYRDIDVRRAFANSYMLSADVSAGFDPAFPSVFEKMNSSYVGNGICINKYTGSGGKGGSNDANAEFLQKVRKIFDDNDVVWQTGELGKIDAGGGGTIAYIIAKYGAEVVDCGVPVLSMHAPFEIISKADLYMAYRAYKAFYK; via the coding sequence ATGGATTTATCTTATAAGCAAAAATCGGCTTGGGAAAATTTGACCGATAAAGAGCTTTCGGAATTAGGAAAGCTTTCCGACAGTTATTTGAATTTTTTAAATACCGGAAAGACTGAGAGAGAATGTACTGTGGAGATTATAAAGCAGGCCAAAGAGCATGGATTTAAATCTCTTGAAGAAGTCATAAAAAGCGGTTCGGCAAAAAAAGGAACAAAAGTTTATTTGAACAATAAAGAAAAATCCGTTGTTTTGATGGTTTTGGGAAATGACATCACTCAGGGTATGAACATTATAGGCGCCCACATCGATAGTCCGCGCCTCGACTTAAAGCAAATGCCCCTTTTTGAAGAATCAAATCTTGCTTTTTTAAAAACTCACTATTACGGAGGAGTTAAAAAATATCAGTGGACAGCTATTCCTCTTGCCATTCACGGCGTTATCTTTACAAAGGAAGGAAAAAAGGTTGACATTTGCATAGGTGAAGACGAAAAAGATCCTGTTCTTTTTATTAACGACCTTTTGATACACTTATCAAAAAAACAGCTTCAAGAAACGATGGCTGAAGGAATAACCGGAGAACAGCTTAATATACTTGTCGGAAATCAAAAGCCTTCTTCAAAAGAAAAAAAAGATAAGGACGATAAAAAAGAAGAATCGAAGAATCCCATAAAGGATAATATCCTAAAAATTCTTAATAAAAAATATGGAATTATCGAAGAAGATTTTAGAGTTGCAGAGTTAGAAATTGTACCTGCAGGAAAGGCCAGAAATGTAGGTTTTGATAATTCTCTTATTGCAGGACACGGTCATGACGACAGGGTTTGTGCCTATACGGCTTTAAAAGCTATCTTGGAAATTGAATCTCCTGAAAGGACTGCTGCCGCTCTTTTTGCCGATAAGGAAGAAATAGGTTCGGTAGGAAATACCGGTATGCAGGCCTTCTATTTTGAAAATATGGTTGCAGAAATTGCCGCTTTAAATAAAAATTATCGGGATATCGATGTTAGAAGAGCTTTTGCCAATTCTTACATGCTTTCAGCAGATGTTTCTGCCGGTTTCGATCCGGCCTTTCCTTCAGTTTTCGAAAAAATGAATTCGTCCTATGTAGGCAACGGTATCTGCATCAATAAGTATACGGGATCCGGCGGAAAGGGCGGCTCAAACGATGCCAATGCCGAGTTCCTGCAAAAAGTGCGCAAAATTTTCGATGATAATGATGTCGTTTGGCAGACCGGAGAGCTCGGAAAAATAGATGCAGGCGGAGGCGGAACAATTGCTTATATTATAGCAAAATACGGTGCCGAAGTCGTGGACTGCGGTGTTCCTGTTCTTTCAATGCATGCTCCGTTTGAAATTATAAGCAAGGCAGACCTTTATATGGCATATAGAGCCTATAAGGCTTTTTATAAATAG
- a CDS encoding rhodanese-like domain-containing protein: MKKIILPVFMIIALLGAASCSEKSADPIMVMSGEKLDSIAANAKEKDNYLIIDVREDYEYKESHLENSINISVNELEKRINEISSFKEKNIVVLCRSGRRSRMAAQILVNNGFKKVFDAPGVTKYKYKNIVKPKK; this comes from the coding sequence ATGAAAAAAATAATTTTACCCGTTTTTATGATTATTGCCTTGTTGGGAGCAGCCTCATGCTCAGAAAAATCCGCCGATCCTATAATGGTTATGAGCGGCGAAAAACTGGATTCTATCGCAGCAAATGCCAAGGAAAAAGACAATTACCTCATCATTGATGTTAGAGAAGACTATGAATACAAAGAAAGTCATCTTGAAAACTCAATAAATATAAGCGTAAACGAACTTGAAAAAAGAATAAACGAAATATCTTCTTTTAAAGAAAAAAATATTGTTGTTCTCTGCCGAAGCGGCAGAAGAAGCAGGATGGCAGCTCAAATTTTAGTCAATAACGGATTTAAAAAGGTTTTTGATGCTCCCGGTGTAACAAAATATAAATACAAGAATATTGTTAAACCAAAAAAATAA